The Tepidimicrobium xylanilyticum genome has a segment encoding these proteins:
- a CDS encoding YaaR family protein gives MVRIEKVGVDNLQPVDNIKSANRKQVSETFKNKLMEIEQERIREQLRILYDKIEIQSEKLRDKLFIEDLIEYKKLVKEFLDVTVNNSHVFYKENSLDRRGRHRVYSLVKKVDNELDELTKDFLNIEENRIKILKRLEDIKGLLLDILA, from the coding sequence ATGGTAAGGATAGAAAAAGTTGGTGTGGATAATTTACAACCCGTTGACAATATAAAATCTGCCAATAGAAAGCAGGTAAGTGAAACCTTCAAAAATAAATTGATGGAAATAGAGCAAGAGCGCATTAGGGAACAATTAAGAATCTTGTATGATAAAATTGAAATTCAATCAGAAAAATTAAGGGATAAATTATTTATCGAAGATTTAATTGAGTATAAAAAATTGGTAAAGGAGTTCTTAGATGTAACCGTTAACAATTCTCATGTTTTTTATAAAGAGAATTCCTTAGATAGAAGAGGTCGCCATAGAGTATATTCTTTAGTGAAGAAGGTAGATAATGAATTAGATGAATTAACTAAGGACTTCTTAAATATTGAAGAAAATAGGATCAAAATCCTAAAAAGATTAGAAGATATTAAAGGCTTACTTTTAGATATCCTTGCTTAG
- a CDS encoding ATP-binding protein, giving the protein MNYINIKSKIKNLIDRKSEGEYWDFKQEWHKDNERLLHDILCFANTVHDKDCYLIIGVSDSGEIVGVGEENRRRQADILDLLSNTVFAGDNIPEVRLDTIKIEGKEIDVLTIFNSYNVPFYLKTRGKKYNNIREGYIYTRIGDRNTPINQNATIQQIEMLWKKRFGLTQPPLLQIAKRLENKLEWSQNENTYYNIYKPEFKLEVEYDDEYDRDAGEFYVYSQRNSRFMYKNLKIMCSGTVLKEFQLVVLDSGRYETPVPRWGFAGYDEWGHNHKFTYKYFLKDSIDYKLQQFLFDEENEEEVYAKRRFDEVVLYFENEEEKSEFEFYVENKQDLIESYIVEADKRYYKIDISNEFYAKECKRRLSTGLTLNRALYEFRALYK; this is encoded by the coding sequence ATGAATTATATAAATATTAAATCAAAAATAAAAAACTTAATTGATAGAAAATCAGAAGGTGAATATTGGGATTTTAAACAGGAATGGCATAAAGATAATGAAAGATTATTACATGATATCCTTTGTTTTGCAAATACAGTGCATGATAAGGATTGCTATTTAATAATTGGTGTATCTGATTCAGGTGAAATAGTTGGTGTAGGTGAAGAAAACAGAAGAAGGCAAGCAGATATACTGGACTTGCTTTCGAATACAGTTTTTGCTGGTGATAATATTCCTGAAGTTCGTTTGGATACAATAAAAATTGAGGGAAAAGAAATAGATGTTTTAACCATATTCAATTCATATAATGTGCCTTTTTATTTGAAGACTAGGGGTAAAAAATACAATAATATTAGAGAAGGATATATATACACAAGGATTGGAGATAGGAATACTCCCATAAACCAAAATGCAACTATACAACAGATAGAGATGCTTTGGAAGAAAAGGTTCGGATTAACACAACCTCCATTATTACAGATAGCCAAAAGATTGGAGAATAAATTAGAATGGTCACAGAATGAAAATACTTACTATAATATTTATAAGCCTGAATTTAAGTTAGAAGTAGAATATGATGATGAATATGATAGGGATGCAGGTGAATTCTATGTATATTCTCAAAGAAATTCACGATTTATGTATAAAAATCTAAAGATAATGTGCAGTGGAACGGTGTTAAAAGAGTTTCAATTAGTTGTGCTTGATAGTGGGAGGTATGAAACGCCTGTGCCAAGATGGGGCTTTGCAGGTTATGATGAATGGGGGCATAACCATAAATTCACATACAAATATTTTTTAAAAGATAGCATAGATTATAAATTACAGCAGTTTCTTTTTGATGAAGAAAATGAAGAAGAGGTATATGCAAAGAGAAGGTTTGATGAGGTAGTTTTATATTTTGAAAATGAAGAAGAAAAGTCAGAATTTGAATTTTATGTTGAAAACAAACAAGACCTAATTGAATCATATATAGTCGAAGCAGACAAGAGATATTATAAAATTGATATAAGTAATGAATTTTATGCTAAAGAATGTAAGCGTAGGTTATCAACAGGATTGACATTAAACAGAGCGTTATATGAATTTAGGGCATTATATAAATGA
- a CDS encoding DUF6240 domain-containing protein codes for MEAINFSTKKNIVDAYGLAPTLFYDVEGTLVEKKGKDITIEKVFEDKKVLYSLRVREEVNQVLGEKVLINKENILSMKVEEVEEEKENSIGYKEVMDNMGIEDSEENIRAIEHLLENNIPITKENILAYNTSKKYLEEIIKNLDFESCIKLMEKGIDLKGDSLQKIAEALLEIKEDKGLSFKELIKLDRKLSYKEAESIAKKIYGRRMGKDVYDSIIALHKEGIPINKENIERVMEVIDKLYDLKDYKEETLVRFFKEDLPFNIDNLYKYKHSYNNKSLERNILSPVYEVYTIEKEEIYNYILEILKKLNLDAKSENIQMIREFLLNGIEVTEGNIQKLMDMKAALNELVNKLDSNKVAFLMEEGIDPLKEDIFLLVEKLKEKDGNDNDLSEKSSDILKEIESLKAISDKELLKLIKSGKDFKIENLKELITTDIPPEDLNGKVIEKVKTLSNIFNTLEDLNSNTIALTYRRFNAITLNNLYLSHLEVAAKEEVVVEPIAKVEENLIRQEYLNAKNNTTLSLIKQSIKEGIALEHMPLEELNQYIDRKINRYREAQRLINEIKYLKGREESLISTVLKNDLNMSIDKLNNINSLLYRAKGLGSIFNEVLNNKDSYSKDLQEKIEILETKIKEFSSSLKNGKHEIKEEYKETLNAIKDLSSSFNSNGSNERNKEDRLMQLDEFLSLQSHLSKDDLVFQLPIFIDGTYNNINLIIPNVKKGINKNDMVFYFNMDLNNLGQTRFNIQIKGKKMYVDFNSDKDEAIRENANLLKEGLERIGYTLEELKANEELR; via the coding sequence ATGGAAGCTATTAATTTCAGCACTAAGAAAAATATAGTAGATGCTTATGGCTTGGCTCCTACCCTTTTTTATGATGTAGAAGGAACCCTTGTGGAGAAGAAAGGCAAGGATATAACTATTGAAAAGGTCTTTGAGGACAAAAAAGTTCTCTATTCCTTAAGGGTAAGGGAAGAAGTTAACCAGGTGCTAGGGGAAAAGGTGCTAATCAATAAAGAGAATATATTATCCATGAAGGTAGAAGAAGTGGAAGAAGAGAAGGAAAATTCTATAGGTTATAAGGAAGTCATGGATAATATGGGAATTGAGGATTCAGAAGAAAATATTAGGGCTATAGAGCATTTGTTAGAGAACAATATTCCAATAACCAAGGAGAATATATTAGCTTATAATACATCCAAAAAATATCTAGAAGAAATAATAAAGAATTTAGATTTTGAATCCTGCATTAAGCTAATGGAAAAGGGCATAGACTTGAAAGGGGATTCTCTTCAGAAAATTGCAGAGGCCCTGTTGGAAATAAAAGAAGATAAAGGATTGTCCTTCAAGGAGTTAATAAAATTAGATAGGAAATTGAGCTACAAGGAAGCAGAGTCAATAGCCAAGAAGATTTATGGCAGGAGAATGGGAAAAGATGTCTATGATAGTATAATAGCTTTACATAAAGAGGGAATCCCAATAAATAAAGAAAACATTGAAAGGGTCATGGAGGTAATAGATAAACTTTACGATTTAAAGGATTATAAAGAGGAAACCCTAGTAAGATTTTTTAAAGAAGATCTGCCCTTTAATATCGACAATCTCTATAAATATAAACATTCTTATAATAATAAAAGCTTAGAAAGGAATATTTTATCTCCAGTATATGAAGTATATACTATAGAAAAGGAAGAAATCTACAATTATATATTGGAAATTTTAAAGAAGTTAAATCTCGATGCAAAAAGCGAAAATATCCAAATGATCAGGGAGTTTCTACTAAATGGAATCGAGGTAACGGAAGGGAATATTCAAAAATTAATGGATATGAAAGCTGCATTAAATGAATTGGTAAATAAATTGGATTCAAATAAAGTAGCTTTCTTAATGGAAGAAGGAATAGATCCATTAAAAGAAGATATATTCCTATTAGTGGAAAAGTTAAAGGAAAAAGATGGTAATGATAATGACCTCTCAGAAAAATCATCGGATATATTAAAGGAAATAGAATCCTTGAAGGCTATTAGCGATAAGGAATTGCTCAAATTGATTAAAAGCGGAAAGGATTTTAAAATAGAAAATTTAAAAGAATTAATTACCACTGATATTCCACCAGAGGACTTGAATGGGAAGGTCATAGAAAAAGTAAAAACCCTATCGAATATATTCAATACTTTGGAAGACCTGAATTCAAATACCATAGCCCTAACCTATAGAAGGTTTAATGCTATTACATTGAATAACCTATACTTATCTCACTTGGAAGTGGCTGCAAAAGAGGAAGTTGTAGTAGAGCCTATAGCCAAAGTGGAAGAAAACTTAATAAGACAGGAGTATTTAAATGCTAAGAACAATACCACATTGAGCCTAATAAAACAAAGCATTAAAGAAGGAATAGCCCTTGAACATATGCCATTGGAAGAATTGAATCAGTATATTGATAGGAAGATAAATAGGTATAGGGAGGCCCAAAGGTTAATAAATGAAATAAAGTATTTAAAGGGGAGAGAAGAATCCTTAATATCTACAGTATTGAAAAATGATTTAAATATGTCTATAGATAAATTAAATAATATCAATTCCCTATTGTATAGGGCTAAAGGACTCGGCAGCATATTTAATGAGGTCTTAAACAACAAGGATAGTTACAGCAAGGATTTACAGGAAAAGATTGAGATATTGGAGACAAAGATTAAGGAGTTTTCCAGCTCATTGAAAAATGGCAAACATGAAATCAAAGAAGAATATAAGGAAACCTTGAATGCTATTAAGGATTTGAGTAGCTCATTTAACTCTAATGGTTCTAATGAAAGGAATAAGGAAGATAGATTAATGCAATTAGATGAATTCCTAAGCTTACAAAGCCATTTATCCAAGGATGATTTAGTGTTCCAGCTTCCAATATTTATAGATGGAACTTATAATAATATAAATTTGATAATTCCAAATGTTAAAAAGGGAATTAACAAGAATGATATGGTGTTTTACTTCAATATGGATTTAAACAATTTAGGGCAGACGAGATTCAATATACAGATAAAGGGCAAAAAAATGTATGTGGATTTTAATTCGGATAAGGATGAAGCAATAAGGGAAAATGCGAACTTATTAAAGGAAGGCCTTGAAAGGATAGGCTATACTTTGGAGGAGCTTAAAGCTAATGAAGAACTTAGGTGA
- the dnaX gene encoding DNA polymerase III subunit gamma/tau, which translates to MYQALYRQYRPRTFDEVLGQKHITTTLKNQIKKQNIGHAYLFSGTKGTGKTSTAKIFSRAINCLNPIEGNPCNKCEICKGILDESIMDIIEMDAASNNSVDDIRELRDKVVYPPSRTKYKVYIIDEVHMLSKGAFNALLKTLEEPPKHLIFILATTEKERLPQTILSRCQRFDFRRITTKDIVANMKNICNQLNIFVEERALKLIARNSDGAMRDALSLLDQCISYKGEKLTYQDALDVLGIANTDLLFSIVEDVKDNNLHSLLFKIDDLIQQGKDVNQFIKDLILHFRNLLIVKTSKNAIDLLDLDEEVIDQFIQQSQDISLDFILKSLDILNKSENQAKWVTQPRIILEMAMIKLVNLEDEMNLEERIKRLEEIINTGQIEISKPVAAKTVEKPKKKLEQSQMEEETIEIEPIQPLDSKEELSLETIKKEWKKVLTFVKEKNIRTHAFLIEGKVKSYKDGNLFIAYKDGYGIHKEAMERPNNKELVEKITSSYFNKDIRINFIMEDSFEEEIEEENKFQGVIDFFGEDIVEIE; encoded by the coding sequence ATGTATCAAGCATTATATAGACAATATAGGCCAAGAACTTTTGATGAAGTTTTAGGGCAGAAACATATAACGACAACATTAAAGAATCAGATTAAAAAGCAAAACATTGGTCATGCCTATTTGTTTTCTGGGACTAAGGGAACGGGTAAAACCTCTACTGCTAAAATATTTTCAAGAGCAATTAACTGTTTAAACCCAATTGAAGGCAACCCTTGTAACAAATGTGAAATATGTAAGGGCATATTGGATGAATCCATAATGGATATAATAGAAATGGATGCTGCGAGCAATAATAGCGTAGATGATATAAGGGAGTTAAGGGATAAAGTAGTTTACCCTCCTTCTCGTACCAAATATAAGGTATATATAATAGATGAGGTTCATATGCTGTCAAAGGGAGCTTTTAATGCCCTATTAAAAACCTTGGAAGAACCGCCTAAACACTTAATATTCATATTGGCCACTACTGAAAAGGAGAGACTACCTCAAACCATCCTTTCTAGATGCCAAAGATTTGATTTTAGGAGGATTACAACAAAGGATATTGTAGCTAATATGAAGAATATATGTAACCAATTGAATATATTCGTTGAAGAAAGGGCCTTAAAGTTAATAGCAAGAAATTCCGATGGAGCTATGAGAGATGCCCTAAGCCTTTTAGACCAATGTATATCCTATAAGGGTGAGAAATTAACCTATCAGGATGCATTGGACGTATTGGGAATAGCCAATACGGATTTATTATTTTCCATAGTGGAGGACGTAAAAGATAATAACCTGCACAGCCTTTTATTTAAAATAGATGATCTAATACAACAAGGCAAGGATGTAAACCAGTTTATTAAAGATTTAATACTTCATTTTCGAAATCTATTAATCGTTAAAACATCGAAAAATGCTATTGATTTGTTAGATTTGGATGAGGAAGTTATTGATCAGTTTATACAACAAAGTCAAGATATCTCACTAGATTTCATACTAAAATCCTTAGATATATTGAATAAAAGTGAAAACCAAGCTAAATGGGTTACTCAACCTAGAATAATACTTGAAATGGCTATGATAAAACTGGTAAACTTAGAAGATGAGATGAATTTAGAGGAAAGGATTAAGAGACTAGAAGAAATTATCAATACTGGACAAATTGAGATTAGCAAACCAGTAGCAGCTAAAACTGTAGAAAAACCTAAAAAGAAGTTGGAACAGTCACAAATGGAAGAGGAAACTATAGAGATAGAACCAATCCAGCCTCTCGATAGCAAAGAAGAATTGTCTTTGGAAACTATAAAGAAGGAATGGAAAAAGGTATTGACTTTTGTAAAGGAAAAGAATATTAGAACCCATGCTTTTTTAATAGAAGGAAAGGTAAAATCCTATAAGGATGGTAACCTATTTATAGCTTATAAAGATGGTTATGGAATTCATAAGGAAGCTATGGAAAGGCCTAATAATAAAGAACTTGTAGAAAAAATTACTTCCTCCTATTTTAATAAAGATATAAGGATAAACTTCATAATGGAAGATAGTTTTGAGGAGGAAATAGAAGAAGAGAATAAATTCCAGGGAGTCATTGACTTCTTTGGAGAGGATATTGTTGAAATAGAATAA
- a CDS encoding flagellar protein FliS, whose protein sequence is MTDINELKKRISTTNEAGLIAILFERLIGNFKNCISAIEEGDYDKITELNNNSRAILTELTVQFSGNDEISSTLREIYLFINKTMTEGEIKKSISSFETNIKVIMPILEGFQELEVREKPRAVAGLIYGKSNLGEYTLRENKSFEG, encoded by the coding sequence ATGACTGATATTAATGAATTAAAAAAGAGGATTTCCACCACCAATGAGGCAGGCTTAATTGCCATATTATTTGAAAGGTTAATAGGGAATTTCAAGAATTGTATATCTGCCATAGAAGAAGGAGATTACGATAAAATAACGGAGTTAAACAATAACTCTAGGGCCATATTAACTGAATTAACAGTTCAATTCAGTGGAAATGATGAAATTTCTTCAACCTTACGGGAAATTTACCTCTTTATCAATAAAACCATGACTGAAGGCGAAATAAAGAAATCCATATCCTCCTTTGAAACCAATATTAAGGTAATTATGCCTATACTGGAAGGCTTTCAAGAATTAGAGGTAAGGGAAAAGCCAAGAGCAGTAGCAGGCTTAATCTATGGAAAGAGTAATTTAGGGGAATATACGTTAAGAGAAAACAAAAGTTTTGAGGGATAA
- a CDS encoding Mu transposase domain-containing protein, which produces VASGNEKGHVERGIEFVRRKVFSSKSEFDSVEEANKHLKETLDKLNSRERNWLKNKSPKDILGKELDYLLPLKPSYDTARRIEVRVNKYSVINIDQNKYSVPDYLVGKFVMAKIYPDTIEIFYKDKLIASHKRSYLNHNWTVDINHFIHTLKKKPGALHSCVGRHQLSPELQEVYQKYYTNNPKDFIVLLELIKEKDLESVLDAIKELEKIKVEMVNTDNIKNIIFKSPTMDNPLGSEDISIQKASLEQISILNEMFKLNSVGGYEN; this is translated from the coding sequence GTAGCTAGTGGTAATGAAAAAGGCCATGTAGAAAGAGGAATAGAATTTGTCAGGAGAAAGGTTTTCTCAAGTAAAAGTGAATTTGATTCAGTAGAGGAAGCAAACAAACACCTAAAAGAAACACTAGATAAACTTAATTCTAGAGAAAGAAACTGGTTAAAAAACAAGAGTCCAAAAGATATCCTAGGGAAAGAATTGGATTATCTACTACCTTTAAAACCATCTTACGATACAGCTAGAAGAATAGAAGTTAGAGTTAATAAATATAGCGTAATTAATATAGATCAAAACAAATATTCAGTACCAGATTACCTTGTAGGTAAATTTGTGATGGCTAAAATATATCCAGACACAATAGAAATATTCTACAAAGATAAGCTAATAGCAAGCCATAAAAGATCATACTTAAATCACAACTGGACAGTAGACATAAATCATTTTATCCATACATTAAAAAAGAAGCCTGGAGCGCTGCATTCTTGTGTAGGTAGACATCAGCTCTCTCCAGAACTTCAAGAAGTATATCAAAAATATTATACCAATAATCCTAAGGATTTCATAGTACTTTTAGAACTGATAAAAGAAAAAGATTTAGAAAGTGTGTTAGATGCCATAAAAGAACTAGAAAAAATCAAGGTAGAGATGGTAAATACAGACAATATCAAAAATATAATTTTCAAATCTCCCACTATGGATAATCCTTTGGGAAGTGAAGATATATCAATACAAAAAGCATCTTTGGAGCAAATTTCAATTTTAAATGAGATGTTTAAACTAAATTCGGTGGGAGGTTATGAAAATTGA
- a CDS encoding YbaB/EbfC family nucleoid-associated protein encodes MAKGRFPGMGNMGNMMKQMQKMQKQMEELQKQLEETEVEASAGGGAVIARANGKKEIISITIDESVVDPDDVEMLQDLVLAAVNEALRNAEEMVAKEMSKLTGGMNIPGLF; translated from the coding sequence ATGGCAAAAGGCAGATTCCCAGGAATGGGTAATATGGGAAATATGATGAAACAGATGCAAAAAATGCAGAAGCAAATGGAAGAATTACAAAAACAGCTTGAGGAAACTGAAGTAGAAGCTAGCGCAGGAGGCGGAGCAGTTATTGCTAGGGCCAATGGAAAAAAGGAAATTATATCTATTACCATAGACGAATCGGTTGTAGATCCTGATGATGTAGAAATGCTACAGGATTTAGTATTAGCTGCTGTAAATGAGGCTTTAAGAAATGCTGAAGAAATGGTAGCTAAGGAAATGAGCAAATTGACAGGAGGTATGAATATACCAGGCCTGTTTTAA
- the recR gene encoding recombination mediator RecR: MDYYALPIADLIEQFSKLPGIGKKTAQRLALYVLEMDPLEVEKLANSIINAKEKIHYCKQCFNLTDDEFCNVCKNPNRDESTICVVEGPRDVVAMEKIREYKGLYHVLHGVISPIKDIGPDEIRIKELLDRVYNKQVKEIILALNPTVEGEATSLYIAKLLKPLGIKTTRIAHGIPVGGDLEYFDEVTLSKAMENRREL, encoded by the coding sequence ATGGACTACTACGCATTGCCTATAGCAGATTTAATAGAGCAATTTTCTAAACTCCCAGGCATAGGGAAAAAAACGGCCCAAAGGCTAGCCCTATATGTTTTAGAAATGGATCCTTTAGAGGTAGAAAAGTTAGCCAATTCAATAATAAATGCTAAGGAGAAAATTCATTACTGCAAACAATGTTTTAATTTAACGGATGATGAATTTTGTAATGTCTGTAAAAATCCTAATAGAGATGAAAGTACAATTTGTGTTGTTGAAGGGCCTCGAGATGTGGTTGCTATGGAGAAAATAAGAGAGTACAAAGGACTTTACCATGTGCTCCATGGGGTCATATCCCCTATTAAGGATATAGGACCTGATGAAATAAGAATAAAGGAATTACTAGACAGGGTCTATAATAAGCAGGTCAAGGAAATAATATTAGCTTTAAACCCAACGGTAGAAGGTGAAGCTACATCCTTATATATTGCAAAGCTATTAAAACCTTTAGGAATAAAGACCACAAGAATTGCCCATGGCATACCAGTAGGAGGAGATTTAGAATATTTTGATGAAGTAACCCTTTCTAAGGCTATGGAAAATAGAAGAGAACTATGA
- the istB gene encoding IS21-like element helper ATPase IstB has translation MNEIISEIKEYVKELKIPGINQGLRMKIEEAYKLNQPYEELLRDIFMEAYDMRMENGRKNRIRNARFPYKKYLDELQVDYLPEDAKKKFKELKTLRFIEEGRNIILAGNPGTGKTHLSIGLGINACNKGYKVFFTTAASLINELKETKSDKKLYTFEKRFEKYDLIILDELGYISFDKEGSELLFTFLSLRAERKSTIITTNLSFDRWNEIFNDAVLTAALIDRMTHKSYVLNMNGESYRIKETREWLEKSN, from the coding sequence TTGAATGAGATAATAAGTGAAATCAAAGAATATGTTAAAGAGCTTAAGATACCAGGAATAAATCAGGGATTAAGGATGAAGATTGAAGAAGCATACAAGCTAAATCAGCCCTATGAAGAGCTTTTAAGGGACATTTTCATGGAAGCCTATGATATGAGAATGGAAAATGGTAGGAAAAACAGGATTAGAAATGCTCGTTTTCCATACAAAAAATACTTAGATGAACTTCAGGTAGATTATCTACCTGAAGATGCTAAAAAGAAGTTTAAAGAGCTTAAAACCTTAAGATTCATAGAAGAAGGCAGAAACATAATCTTAGCAGGAAACCCTGGCACTGGAAAGACCCATTTATCAATAGGCCTTGGTATTAATGCCTGTAATAAGGGGTATAAGGTGTTTTTCACCACAGCCGCATCCTTAATAAACGAGCTTAAGGAAACCAAGAGTGATAAAAAGCTATATACATTTGAGAAGAGATTTGAAAAATATGACCTAATAATTTTAGATGAATTAGGATACATCTCCTTTGACAAGGAAGGTAGTGAGCTTTTATTTACATTTCTTTCATTAAGAGCAGAGAGAAAATCAACCATAATAACTACAAACCTATCCTTTGATAGATGGAATGAAATATTTAATGATGCAGTTCTAACAGCTGCACTAATTGATAGGATGACCCATAAATCCTATGTGTTAAATATGAATGGTGAATCTTACAGAATAAAAGAAACCAGAGAGTGGTTAGAAAAGAGCAATTAA
- a CDS encoding iron-containing alcohol dehydrogenase, whose amino-acid sequence MMRFTLPRDIYYGENALEQLKHIDGKKAILILGGGSMKKFGFVDKVINYLQEAGIETKLFENVEPDPSVETVMKGAAAMREYEPDWIIAMGGGSPIDAAKAMWVFYEYPDLTFEDIIEPFSLPTLRQKARFIAIPSTSGTATEVTAFSVITDNEKGVKYPLADYNITPDIAIVDPELAQTMPPKLVAHTGMDALTHAIEAYVSTANSPFTDPLAIKAIQMVVEYLLDSYEGDKEARAQMHYAQCLAGMAFTNALLGIVHSMAHKTGAAFSTGHIPHGCANAIYLPYVIQFNKKNAKDRYVDIANSIGISGTDEECVKSLCNKINEINEKLGIPRTLKEFGINEQEFKEKVSKIAKLAVEDACTGSNPRPITPEEMEKLLVCTYYGYEVDF is encoded by the coding sequence ATAATGAGGTTTACCTTACCACGCGATATATATTATGGTGAAAATGCCCTTGAACAATTGAAGCACATAGATGGCAAAAAAGCCATATTGATTTTAGGCGGCGGGTCAATGAAGAAGTTTGGTTTTGTTGACAAGGTTATTAACTATTTACAGGAAGCTGGAATTGAAACTAAATTATTTGAAAATGTTGAACCAGACCCATCCGTTGAAACAGTCATGAAAGGTGCAGCAGCCATGAGGGAATACGAGCCTGATTGGATTATAGCCATGGGAGGCGGTTCACCCATAGATGCTGCTAAGGCTATGTGGGTATTCTATGAATATCCTGACTTAACTTTCGAAGACATTATTGAACCATTTTCTTTACCAACTTTGAGACAAAAAGCAAGATTTATTGCTATTCCATCTACTTCTGGTACAGCTACAGAAGTAACTGCATTTTCAGTCATTACAGATAATGAAAAAGGAGTAAAATATCCTTTGGCAGACTATAATATAACACCAGATATTGCAATCGTTGATCCCGAGTTAGCTCAAACTATGCCACCAAAATTGGTAGCTCATACGGGAATGGATGCCTTAACCCATGCCATCGAAGCTTATGTATCAACAGCTAATAGTCCATTTACAGATCCACTTGCAATAAAAGCTATTCAAATGGTTGTAGAATACTTGTTAGATTCCTATGAAGGAGATAAGGAAGCAAGAGCACAAATGCACTATGCACAATGCCTAGCGGGTATGGCCTTCACAAATGCATTACTTGGTATAGTACATTCCATGGCACATAAAACAGGAGCAGCTTTTTCTACAGGACACATTCCACATGGTTGTGCTAATGCAATATATCTTCCTTATGTAATCCAATTTAATAAGAAGAATGCAAAAGATCGTTATGTAGATATCGCCAATAGTATAGGTATTTCTGGAACAGATGAAGAATGTGTAAAATCGTTATGTAATAAGATAAATGAAATTAATGAAAAATTAGGCATTCCTAGAACCTTAAAGGAGTTTGGAATTAATGAACAAGAATTTAAAGAAAAAGTCTCAAAAATTGCCAAACTAGCTGTAGAAGATGCTTGTACTGGTTCCAATCCAAGACCAATCACTCCTGAAGAAATGGAAAAATTGTTAGTTTGCACTTACTATGGATATGAAGTTGATTTTTAG
- a CDS encoding flagellin N-terminal helical domain-containing protein has product MRINNNIPALNTHRMLGLTNSSLEKTLERLSSGRRINRASDDAAGLAISQKMEAQVRGLRQASRNSLDGISLIQTAEGALNEVHAMLQRMRELAVQGANQVYEKDDLKAIADELKELTEQIDKIARETTFNGIFLLKGELYSGDTEGKLRLQIGANEDQYIDVDMKNINITVSEDDEGLKIINEIIVRDGSGFKVVDGEQLDSSKFSKAITIYDNAVKLVASYRSQLGAYQNRLEHTIKNVDNTAENLTAAQSRIEDADMALEMSEFVKLNILQQAGVAMLSQANQLPKTMLQLLQ; this is encoded by the coding sequence ATGAGAATAAATAATAATATACCTGCTTTGAATACTCATAGGATGTTAGGTTTAACTAATAGTAGCTTGGAAAAGACCTTAGAAAGATTATCGTCTGGGCGAAGGATCAACAGGGCTTCCGATGATGCAGCGGGCCTAGCCATATCTCAAAAGATGGAAGCACAGGTTAGAGGTCTTAGACAAGCTTCAAGGAACTCTTTAGACGGTATTTCATTAATTCAAACAGCAGAAGGGGCTTTAAATGAAGTCCATGCTATGCTTCAAAGGATGAGAGAACTAGCAGTACAAGGAGCCAATCAAGTATATGAGAAAGACGATTTAAAAGCCATTGCTGATGAGTTGAAAGAGCTTACAGAGCAGATAGATAAGATAGCCAGGGAAACTACCTTCAATGGAATATTCTTGTTAAAGGGAGAACTGTACTCAGGCGATACAGAAGGAAAGTTAAGACTCCAAATTGGTGCTAATGAAGACCAATATATTGACGTTGATATGAAGAATATAAATATTACTGTTAGCGAAGATGATGAAGGTTTAAAAATTATTAACGAAATAATTGTAAGGGATGGTTCTGGTTTTAAAGTAGTTGATGGAGAACAACTGGACTCATCAAAATTTAGTAAAGCAATAACAATCTATGACAATGCAGTAAAACTGGTAGCTTCCTATCGTTCCCAATTGGGAGCTTACCAAAACAGACTAGAACATACTATTAAGAATGTTGATAATACAGCAGAAAATCTGACTGCTGCACAATCTAGAATTGAAGATGCTGATATGGCTCTTGAGATGAGTGAATTCGTTAAGCTAAATATACTACAACAGGCAGGAGTGGCAATGCTTTCTCAAGCTAACCAATTACCTAAGACCATGCTCCAATTGTTACAATAG